The Podospora pseudocomata strain CBS 415.72m chromosome 1 map unlocalized CBS415.72m_1, whole genome shotgun sequence genome has a segment encoding these proteins:
- a CDS encoding uncharacterized protein (COG:O; EggNog:ENOG503P5WZ): MATMSASSSSSSSSSSSSSPPAAAKARPIPSRNPLPLSASQEAQVRDVFYARVRAKCGPEIKAFADCAQGRTFSAPFLCRGPLHVMNNCMKIHATPEEQDAAREEWFEKRVERQKEKERKARRKLEQEKFLREWWGLPEKDREIARREMEKLERPERIGGFVSERRKKFGEEGEGR; this comes from the exons atggCAACAATgagcgcctcctcctcctcctcctcctcctcctcctcctcctcctcccccccagcagcagcaaaagccaGACCGATCCCCTCGCGGAACCCGCTACCGCTGTCGGCCTCGCAGGAGGCGCAGGTGAGGGATGTGTTTTATGCCCGGGTGAGGGCGAAGTGCGGGCCTGAGATTAAAG CATTTGCAGACTGCGCCCAAGGCCGCACCTTCTCCGCGCCGTTTCTCTGCCGCGGACCCCTCCACGTGATGAACAACTGCATGAAGATCCACGCCACGCCCGAGGAACAGGACGCCgcgagggaggagtggttTGAGAAGCGGGTGGAGAgacaaaaggaaaaggagaggaaggcgaggaggaagctggagcaggagaagtttttgagggagtggtggggtTTGCCGGAGAAGGATAGGGAGATTGCGaggagagagatggagaagTTGGAACGGCCGGAGAGGATAGGGGGGTTTGTGagtgagaggaggaagaagtttggggaagagggggaggggaggtga